In one window of Candidatus Scalindua sp. DNA:
- a CDS encoding dihydroorotate dehydrogenase-like protein, which yields MIDLSTSYLGLNLRNPIIVGSSGLTDSVEKIQKIEELGAGAVVLKSIFEEEIFFEYDSVIKEAETIGVSLEQFDYFDFQLRGKKLNAYLDLIRGAKAETSIPIIASINCVYSYEWIAFAKEIEAAGADAIELNMFFLPSDFKKSSQKQDDVYCEIVEKLINTITIPVSLKISYYFSNLGHMIQRLSNSGVSGIVLFNRFFSPDIDIETLKIKPSFVFSSPSDIAQSLRWIAIMSQRVQCDLAASSGIHDGESVIKQILAGAQAVQMVSAFYQKKIVFIKDVIKTLESWMRAHKYHTLQEFRGKLSQAKADDPAVYERMQFMKYFN from the coding sequence ATGATAGACCTTTCAACCAGCTATTTAGGATTAAATCTTAGAAATCCGATCATTGTCGGCAGTTCCGGGTTAACCGATTCTGTTGAAAAGATTCAAAAAATCGAGGAATTGGGTGCCGGGGCAGTGGTGTTAAAGTCAATCTTTGAAGAAGAAATTTTTTTTGAGTACGACTCTGTTATCAAGGAGGCAGAAACGATTGGTGTTAGTCTGGAGCAATTTGATTATTTCGATTTCCAGTTAAGAGGAAAAAAACTGAATGCTTACCTTGACCTGATTAGAGGTGCAAAAGCAGAAACATCCATTCCAATCATTGCCAGTATCAACTGTGTTTATTCTTATGAGTGGATTGCTTTTGCAAAGGAAATTGAAGCTGCAGGAGCAGATGCAATTGAATTAAATATGTTTTTCCTGCCATCTGATTTTAAAAAAAGCTCTCAAAAACAGGATGATGTATATTGTGAAATAGTGGAGAAACTTATCAATACGATTACGATACCGGTATCTCTTAAAATTAGCTACTATTTTTCAAACCTTGGTCACATGATCCAAAGACTCTCAAATTCGGGGGTTTCCGGTATCGTTCTATTTAATCGTTTTTTCAGCCCGGATATTGATATTGAGACATTAAAAATAAAACCCTCGTTTGTTTTCAGTTCTCCTTCCGATATAGCACAATCTTTGCGATGGATCGCTATTATGTCCCAGAGAGTTCAATGTGACCTGGCTGCCTCATCAGGAATTCATGATGGTGAAAGCGTTATCAAACAGATTTTAGCAGGTGCACAAGCTGTGCAGATGGTGTCTGCATTTTATCAAAAAAAAATCGTATTTATTAAGGATGTAATCAAGACCCTGGAAAGCTGGATGAGGGCACATAAATATCATACCCTTCAAGAGTTCAGGGGGAAATTAAGTCAGGCTAAAGCGGATGATCCTGCAGTTTATGAACGTATGCAGTTCATGAAATATTTTAACTGA
- a CDS encoding DUF5615 family PIN-like protein — protein sequence MKIKVDEDLPNKVVELLREQGYQAVSVIEQEMGGFKDADLWPIVQAEQRFLITADKGFADIRIYPPGTHCGVLLLRPDKDGIKPILSLLEKVLRSCDLNELNRTITIVTPSGIRIRRW from the coding sequence ATGAAGATCAAGGTTGATGAGGATCTCCCCAATAAAGTTGTTGAGTTACTTAGAGAGCAAGGTTATCAAGCCGTTAGTGTTATAGAACAAGAAATGGGTGGTTTCAAAGACGCTGATTTGTGGCCCATAGTTCAAGCCGAGCAAAGGTTTCTAATTACAGCAGATAAAGGTTTTGCCGATATCCGCATATACCCTCCGGGAACCCACTGTGGAGTTTTACTTCTTCGACCGGATAAGGATGGTATTAAGCCAATTCTCAGTTTGTTAGAAAAGGTACTTAGAAGCTGTGATTTAAATGAATTAAATCGAACAATTACAATAGTTACTCCCAGTGGTATTAGAATTAGAAGGTGGTAA
- a CDS encoding esterase-like activity of phytase family protein, with protein sequence MIISQLVLMGCQTPISQINKSSHDDLTRKEHILQMDTFWRIDVVDEKRMDLSGLVIVNDERFLTIDDKQFNLYELRLQKGSSRAYIVASDLIRIEDLKELRETKTGQLDCEGLAVDADGNIYICEEKHRWILKINSNGKFLNRLKIDWSPVEQYFNALDKNASFEGIAVSKNNLYVINERDKALIIVVDLNSLKVIDHFKVYSKMHPSLFVHYSGLSWFDGKLYILLRHSQVILEIDPESHNVIAEYSFRNTARQSEFNYRSRFGTGCMEGLHVSDDFFWMLTDNNGCALKNNKDEKHPTLIRFKRPEHSNPIATLSGHKD encoded by the coding sequence TTGATAATTTCCCAATTAGTGTTAATGGGATGCCAGACTCCCATCTCCCAAATTAACAAATCCAGCCATGATGATCTAACACGCAAAGAACACATCCTTCAAATGGATACCTTTTGGCGTATCGATGTGGTGGATGAAAAACGAATGGACCTATCCGGACTGGTCATTGTGAATGACGAGAGATTCCTCACCATTGATGACAAGCAGTTCAATCTATACGAACTCCGTCTTCAAAAGGGTTCATCCCGGGCATACATTGTCGCTTCGGATTTGATCCGCATTGAAGACCTGAAAGAATTGCGAGAAACGAAAACAGGCCAATTGGACTGCGAAGGATTAGCAGTTGATGCGGACGGAAACATTTATATTTGCGAGGAGAAACACCGTTGGATATTAAAAATAAATTCAAATGGGAAGTTCTTAAATCGTTTGAAAATCGACTGGTCGCCGGTGGAGCAATACTTCAATGCCCTCGATAAAAATGCATCCTTTGAAGGAATCGCAGTGAGCAAAAATAATCTTTACGTGATCAACGAGCGCGATAAAGCGCTAATTATCGTTGTGGATCTAAATTCTCTGAAAGTAATTGATCATTTTAAGGTTTACTCAAAGATGCACCCAAGCCTGTTTGTACATTACTCCGGGTTATCATGGTTTGATGGAAAGCTCTATATTCTTCTTCGACACAGTCAGGTAATCCTCGAAATCGACCCAGAATCTCACAACGTGATTGCCGAATACAGTTTCAGAAACACTGCACGACAGTCTGAATTCAATTACAGATCCAGATTCGGGACCGGTTGCATGGAAGGCCTTCATGTCTCAGACGACTTTTTCTGGATGTTGACAGACAACAATGGGTGTGCCCTGAAAAATAACAAAGATGAAAAACACCCCACACTGATTCGATTTAAACGGCCGGAACACTCAAACCCGATTGCAACCTTGAGCGGACATAAAGATTAA
- a CDS encoding IS1634 family transposase, translating to MHVVENKSSSKKKIYRSTLLRESYRENGKVKKRTIANISHCTPGEIAAIKLALKHKDDLSELGSLKESVALQEGLSVGAVWAVYQTAKKLGIEKALGTSFAGKLALWQVIARVIDQGSRLSAVRLAQSHAACDVLTLLRGFDENNLYENLEWLSINQDEIEKALFVSRRGKALPQLFLYDVTSSYLEGEKNFFGDYGYGRDGKKGKKQIVIGLLCDEYGDAVSTEVFHGNTQDPKTFLSQVEKAGELFGCKSVTFVGDRGMIKKAQVDNLPEHFHYITAITKPQIRSLIKTGVIQMELFDKEVCEVEEDGIRYVLRRNPVRADEMAQTRLSKLHCIENFLQNKNEYLSKHPKARVTTAQKEVEKKISRLKLDKWLSVQSKEQGRELFLEQDDKVLKEMSLLDGCYVIKTDLSAEELDKEGVHDRYKDLTEVERAFRDCKTVHLEVRPIHVRLESSTRGHVLVVMLSYMIIRHLRRAWEKFDMTVPEGIAQLSTLCSGEMKVKDQGACIKIPRPRENSQKQRLFRRPSRTIFAFVFGSHLRYFIAPPFLKYGVIIE from the coding sequence ATGCATGTAGTAGAAAACAAATCATCATCAAAGAAGAAGATCTACCGCTCTACTCTTTTGAGAGAGTCTTATCGTGAAAATGGAAAAGTCAAAAAACGCACCATTGCTAATATTTCCCACTGTACACCGGGAGAAATTGCTGCAATAAAACTTGCACTGAAACACAAAGACGATTTATCCGAACTCGGTTCTCTCAAAGAGTCCGTTGCATTGCAGGAAGGATTGTCGGTGGGAGCGGTTTGGGCGGTATACCAGACGGCAAAAAAGTTGGGAATAGAAAAGGCATTAGGGACAAGTTTTGCCGGGAAGTTAGCGCTTTGGCAGGTTATTGCGCGGGTTATAGATCAAGGTTCACGTCTCTCAGCAGTGCGGCTTGCGCAAAGCCATGCGGCATGTGATGTTCTGACACTCTTGCGTGGATTTGATGAAAATAATCTCTACGAAAACCTTGAATGGTTGTCGATAAATCAAGATGAAATAGAGAAAGCCCTGTTTGTTTCAAGACGGGGAAAAGCTCTTCCACAATTATTCCTCTACGATGTGACGAGCAGTTATCTGGAAGGTGAGAAGAATTTCTTTGGTGATTATGGCTATGGCAGAGATGGGAAGAAGGGGAAAAAGCAAATAGTTATCGGGTTATTGTGTGACGAGTATGGAGACGCTGTTTCCACAGAGGTATTCCATGGTAACACTCAAGACCCGAAAACCTTTCTCTCACAGGTAGAAAAAGCAGGAGAGCTTTTTGGCTGTAAGAGTGTGACATTTGTCGGTGATCGGGGAATGATTAAAAAGGCACAAGTAGACAATCTTCCCGAGCACTTTCACTACATAACAGCAATAACAAAACCCCAGATCAGGTCACTCATCAAGACAGGGGTAATCCAGATGGAGCTGTTCGATAAGGAGGTATGCGAGGTTGAGGAAGACGGTATCCGGTATGTCTTAAGGCGTAATCCAGTACGTGCAGATGAAATGGCACAGACTCGATTGTCAAAACTCCACTGTATCGAAAACTTCCTTCAAAACAAAAATGAGTATCTCAGCAAACACCCGAAGGCACGAGTAACAACAGCACAGAAAGAGGTAGAGAAAAAGATAAGTAGATTAAAGCTGGATAAATGGCTATCTGTCCAATCAAAGGAACAAGGAAGGGAGTTGTTTTTAGAACAGGACGACAAGGTGCTCAAAGAAATGTCGCTGCTTGATGGGTGTTATGTCATTAAGACTGATCTTTCGGCAGAAGAATTGGATAAAGAAGGAGTTCATGACCGCTACAAAGATTTGACAGAAGTAGAAAGAGCGTTCCGTGATTGCAAGACAGTACATTTAGAGGTACGGCCAATCCATGTCAGATTAGAATCAAGCACTCGGGGCCATGTGTTGGTAGTAATGTTGTCATATATGATTATCCGGCATCTACGCCGTGCATGGGAGAAATTTGACATGACAGTCCCTGAGGGGATAGCTCAACTGAGCACACTTTGTTCTGGAGAAATGAAAGTCAAAGACCAGGGAGCATGCATAAAAATACCAAGACCAAGGGAGAATAGCCAAAAGCAAAGATTGTTCCGGAGACCCTCCAGAACTATCTTTGCTTTTGTCTTTGGATCCCATTTGCGATATTTCATTGCGCCCCCCTTTCTTAAGTATGGCGTTATTATAGAGTAA
- a CDS encoding type II toxin-antitoxin system RelE/ParE family toxin — MVKVTWTDQALDDLDSICLFIARDSFQYAKLFAIRIFEATDRLEIFPKSGRVVPEIGRKDICEIIVGNYRIIYRIITKEVEILTIHHGARPFDNINLPVKEP, encoded by the coding sequence ATGGTTAAAGTAACCTGGACAGATCAAGCACTTGATGATTTGGACTCAATTTGTTTATTTATTGCTCGTGATTCTTTTCAATATGCAAAATTATTTGCAATAAGAATATTTGAAGCGACAGATCGACTTGAAATATTTCCCAAATCTGGAAGAGTTGTTCCTGAAATAGGCCGTAAAGATATTTGTGAAATAATAGTAGGAAATTACCGAATTATTTATCGCATTATAACAAAAGAAGTAGAAATCCTTACAATTCATCATGGTGCAAGACCATTTGATAATATTAATTTGCCCGTTAAGGAACCTTGA
- a CDS encoding DUF433 domain-containing protein, with amino-acid sequence MKRIDWKGRISTDPSIHHGTTCIKGTRIPISMIVGSFADGMTPEEIQQEYPQLSSEDMYAALSYAADIIHQEIMVPFP; translated from the coding sequence ATGAAACGTATAGACTGGAAGGGCAGAATTAGCACTGACCCGAGTATTCACCATGGAACTACCTGTATTAAAGGTACTCGCATACCAATATCTATGATTGTAGGTAGTTTTGCAGATGGTATGACCCCGGAAGAAATTCAACAAGAATATCCCCAATTATCCTCAGAAGATATGTATGCCGCATTATCTTATGCTGCCGATATAATCCATCAAGAAATAATGGTACCATTTCCATGA